The following coding sequences lie in one Chionomys nivalis chromosome 8, mChiNiv1.1, whole genome shotgun sequence genomic window:
- the Borcs7 gene encoding BLOC-1-related complex subunit 7 — protein sequence MATGTPDSQARFGQSVKGLLTEKVNTCGTDVIALTKQVLKGSRSSELLGQAARNMVLQEDAILHSEDSLRKMAIITTHLQYQQEAIQKNVEQSPDLQDQLSHLLK from the exons ATGGCGACTGGGACGCCGGATTCGCAAGCACGATTTGGTCAGTCAGTGAAGGGGCTTCTCACCGAGAAGGTGAACACCTGCGGGACCGACGTGATCGCGCTCACCAAGCAGGTGCTGAAAGGCTCGCGGAGCTCGGAG ctgCTGGGTCAGGCAGCTCGAAATATGGTTCTACAGGAAGATGCCATCTTGCACTCAGAAGAT AGTTTAAGGAAAATGGCAATAATAACAACTCATCTTCAGTACCA ACAAGAAGCTATTCAGAAGAA TGTTGAACAGTCACCTGACCTGCAGGACCAGTTGAGTCATTTACTGAAGTAG